AGGGCATTCCGATGAAACGCGCCGGCACCGGCGAAGATGTGGCCGGCCTGGTCACTTTCCTCGCCAGCGACGACGCCGCCTACATCACCGGCCAGACGATCAATGTCGATGGCGGATTGATTATGTCATAGGCAGGGACTTCGAAGGCGTTGAAGCTGAATGGAAGATCTGACCTGGAGCAGCCAAATGCCTTTCGCTTGCCGCTCAAGGCGTTTGTCGCTGACGCTCCTGACCTGCCTCATCTGCCCTGCGGGCATCAGCTCCACGATGGCCATATCCACCGCAAACGTCTCAAATGGAGCGAGGCACTACCGCGAGTCTCCCCAGCGGGGAGAAGATGCCGGCAGGCAGATGAGGGGGCAGCACGGCACGCCTTCATTGCCTGGCTTCGGTGAGCGCAAGCGAAAGCAAAATGAACGCCCCCATCATCAACCCTACGTCCGGCTGATCGAAACCCCACCATCCGCCAGCATCGCCGTCCCCGTCACGAAGCTCGACAGGTCGGACGCCAGGAAAAGCGCGACGTTGGCGATCTCTTCCGGCTGCGCCATGCGTTTCAGAGCATGCAGCCCGTTGACGAAGGCAAGCACTTCCGCCGTCGCGTCGGGCGCGTTGGTAATGCTGGCCGGCGTATCGGTGCCGCCGGGCAGAAGGGCATTAACGCGGATGTTGCGCGAGGCGAGTTCGGCGGCGAGGACCTGCACGAGACCGATCAAGCCGGCCTTGCTGGCGGCATAGGCGCCCATGCCGGGCATGCCGGCGGTGTAGCCGACGAAGGTGGAGGTGAAGATCAGCGAACCGCCGCCCTCTCCCATCGCCGCCGACTGGTGTTTGGCGCCAAGAAAGGCGGCGGTCAGATTGGTCTCGATCGTTTCGCGCCAGCCCTCCAGCGACAATCCGCCAACCGGCCCCATCTCGCCGAGGCCGCCGGCATTGTTGAAGGCAATGTCGAGCCTGCCGAAACGGGAGACCGCCGTTTCGACCAGCCTTGCCTGCAGCGCCTCGTCCCTGACATCGCCGGCAACGGCGACAGCCTCTCCGCCCTCCGCTTCGATTTCGGCGACGACGGCATCGAGTGCATCCTGCCGCCGTCCGTTGATCACCAGCTTCGCGCCTTCCCGAGCAAAGACCTTCGCCGCCGCGCGGCCGATGCCCGAGCTGGCACCGGTGACGATTGCGGTTCTGTCCTTCAGAAGTGTCATATCCGTTTCTCCTCAGTTGTTGAGGCATCCCAGATCTCAAACATCTGACGGTGCAGCCACCCGTTTCCCGCGCGCAAAAACAAAATCCGCCGATGAAAGTTGGTCTTGGCCGGATCAGTGCCCTCGGTATGGCATATCCGAAATACCGGATTCGTCAGATAAAACGGTAAGTTGCTGCGGTTTCCGCAGAGGCGCCTGCCGTGACGTCAGCACCATCGTGCGCCGCATCATCGATTTATGCAGGGTGTGACATTCATTCGATTCCCTTCACGCATCTTCCCGACTAAGAAGGGCGCACAGGTAACGGGAATCTCTTCATGCCGCGGTCACGCAATACTGAGGGCGCCATCTATATGAGCATGGCGATGGCCGGATTTTCCGCGAGCGATGCTCTCTCCAAATCGGTGATCGCCTCTATGAACGCCGGCGAGATCATGTTTCTGCGCGGCCTCTTCACCAGCCTGCTCGTCTATCTCATAGCCAGGAGAATGGGCGCTCTGCGCTCCTGGCGCGTCGTGCGGCAGCCGATCATCATCCTCCGCATCGTCTGCGAGATGTTCTCCGCCGTCACCTATATCACCGCACTCGGCATGATGCCGATCGCCAATGCCTCGGCGATCCTGCAGTCGCTGCCGCTGGTTGTCACCTTTGGCGCCGCGCTGTTCTTCAACGAGCCGGTCGGCTGGCGGCGCTGGTCGGCGATCCTCGTCGGCCTCGTCGGGGTGATGATCATCATCCGCCCCGGCCCCGAAGGCTTCACCCCCGCCGCCCTCCTCTGCGTCGCCGCGGTGCTGACGACGGCCGGCCGCGATCTCGCCACCCGCTCGATCGATCCGGAGATTCCCTCGCTGATGATCACCGTCATCACCGCCATCTCCGCCTCCTTCTTCGGCGCTTTGCTCATCCCGGTGCTCGGCGGTTGGCAGCCGGTCAGCGCGACTTCGCTCGGGCATCTCCTGCTCGCCTCGGTGCTGGTGCTCGTCGGCTACCAGT
This DNA window, taken from Rhizobium etli CFN 42, encodes the following:
- a CDS encoding DMT family transporter; the encoded protein is MPRSRNTEGAIYMSMAMAGFSASDALSKSVIASMNAGEIMFLRGLFTSLLVYLIARRMGALRSWRVVRQPIIILRIVCEMFSAVTYITALGMMPIANASAILQSLPLVVTFGAALFFNEPVGWRRWSAILVGLVGVMIIIRPGPEGFTPAALLCVAAVLTTAGRDLATRSIDPEIPSLMITVITAISASFFGALLIPVLGGWQPVSATSLGHLLLASVLVLVGYQSVILAMRTGEISFVAPFRYTSLIFSSLLGFFFFAEVPDSWTLLGAAIVIASGLYTFYREAKRRVPPIAQESAPRSPV
- a CDS encoding SDR family oxidoreductase, whose translation is MTLLKDRTAIVTGASSGIGRAAAKVFAREGAKLVINGRRQDALDAVVAEIEAEGGEAVAVAGDVRDEALQARLVETAVSRFGRLDIAFNNAGGLGEMGPVGGLSLEGWRETIETNLTAAFLGAKHQSAAMGEGGGSLIFTSTFVGYTAGMPGMGAYAASKAGLIGLVQVLAAELASRNIRVNALLPGGTDTPASITNAPDATAEVLAFVNGLHALKRMAQPEEIANVALFLASDLSSFVTGTAMLADGGVSISRT